One window from the genome of Treponema sp. OMZ 838 encodes:
- the ade gene encoding adenine deaminase — MDEKRFIDIAAGRVKADLVLKNAFVLNVFTKEFIKQDVAIADGYIAGVGQYEGVVEKDLTGKFVCPGLIDAHLHIESTMASPRNFARQALRCGTTAVIADPHEIANVAGVDGILYMLEDARKAVFAGTDQPLVSIYFMIPSCVPATDFEHTGGAITVYDIEKLLDEPNVLGLGEMMNYPAVIRGDEAVLKKISAAREKKKICDGHAPCVRGRDLQAYCAAGIRTDHECASYDEAFEKLQQGMYILIREGSSAQDLEPIVRGMLEHKTDTSRFAFCTDDKKMSDILANGHINNNVRKAVSLGLSPEDALCMASFHAAQCYGLSGRGAIAPRHYADIVVFDNITDFSIDSVYKAGIEVSSVPMAQETESAAAEEPSSFSIKRITDSVHVVPVSRSAFSADHFMPSGSDNFHVIGMQRGTLFTKHLVFPRQECAEMLKEGKLCYLAVLERHKNTGNIGRALLHGYGVSNGAIASSVGHDSHNIIVAGSNAADMHRAVEEIIDMKGGVAVVQNGVVLSKFALPIGGLMSPMEPGQLADAIHHAAEKAHTIGVYPEVEPLIGLSFLALPVIPELKLTDSGLFDVVKFQFI, encoded by the coding sequence ATGGATGAAAAAAGGTTTATCGATATTGCGGCAGGGCGGGTGAAAGCCGATCTGGTGTTAAAAAACGCTTTTGTGCTTAATGTGTTTACCAAAGAGTTTATTAAACAGGATGTTGCGATAGCGGACGGCTATATCGCCGGAGTCGGACAGTACGAAGGTGTTGTAGAAAAAGATTTAACCGGCAAGTTCGTGTGTCCGGGGCTTATCGATGCGCACCTGCACATTGAGTCCACGATGGCGTCTCCGCGGAATTTTGCTCGGCAGGCGCTCCGCTGCGGTACTACGGCCGTTATTGCCGACCCGCACGAAATTGCCAACGTTGCGGGCGTTGACGGTATTCTCTATATGCTGGAGGATGCGCGGAAGGCGGTGTTTGCCGGTACGGACCAGCCGCTTGTTTCCATCTATTTTATGATTCCTTCCTGCGTGCCCGCTACCGACTTTGAACACACCGGCGGCGCGATTACCGTGTACGATATAGAAAAGCTATTGGATGAGCCGAATGTACTCGGTCTCGGCGAGATGATGAACTATCCTGCAGTCATCCGCGGGGATGAAGCCGTATTGAAAAAGATATCTGCGGCTCGGGAAAAGAAAAAGATATGCGACGGTCATGCGCCGTGCGTGCGCGGCCGCGATTTACAGGCATACTGCGCCGCCGGTATCCGTACCGATCACGAATGCGCTTCCTACGATGAAGCATTTGAAAAATTGCAGCAGGGAATGTACATCCTGATACGCGAAGGCTCTTCCGCGCAGGATTTGGAACCTATCGTACGCGGTATGCTGGAGCATAAGACCGATACGAGCCGCTTTGCGTTCTGTACCGACGATAAAAAAATGAGCGATATTTTAGCGAACGGACACATTAATAATAATGTACGCAAAGCGGTGTCGCTCGGATTATCGCCGGAAGATGCGCTGTGTATGGCGAGCTTCCATGCGGCACAGTGTTACGGTTTGAGCGGCAGGGGGGCTATCGCTCCGCGCCACTATGCGGATATTGTCGTATTTGATAATATAACGGACTTTTCAATCGATTCGGTATACAAAGCCGGTATTGAAGTTTCTTCCGTTCCGATGGCGCAAGAAACGGAGTCGGCGGCGGCAGAGGAACCGTCGTCGTTCTCCATTAAACGGATTACCGACAGCGTGCATGTTGTTCCCGTATCTCGGAGCGCCTTTAGCGCCGACCATTTTATGCCGTCGGGTTCCGATAATTTCCATGTTATCGGAATGCAGCGGGGAACACTTTTTACGAAGCATCTGGTGTTTCCGCGGCAGGAATGCGCCGAGATGCTCAAAGAAGGCAAGCTCTGTTATTTGGCGGTGCTGGAGCGGCACAAGAACACCGGCAATATCGGCCGCGCTTTGCTGCACGGTTACGGAGTGTCGAACGGAGCCATCGCGTCGAGTGTCGGCCATGATTCGCATAACATCATCGTCGCCGGTTCCAATGCTGCTGACATGCACCGCGCCGTAGAGGAAATAATCGACATGAAAGGCGGTGTAGCCGTTGTACAAAACGGTGTAGTGCTTAGCAAATTTGCGCTGCCGATTGGCGGTTTGATGAGCCCGATGGAACCGGGGCAGCTTGCCGATGCTATTCACCATGCGGCCGAGAAAGCGCATACTATCGGCGTATACCCCGAAGTTGAACCGCTGATCGGTTTGTCGTTCCTTGCGCTGCCGGTTATCCCCGAATTAAAATTGACGGATTCCGGTTTGTTCGATGTAGTAAAATTTCAGTTTATATAG
- the xdhB gene encoding xanthine dehydrogenase subunit XdhB, whose translation MYDMESFYQAISIADAVSALVRTENPVILAGGTDVLIQMREGKLAGRNVVSIFGIPELRGVSIDEEGTIRIRPLTVFSELTGSPIVQKHLPMLGYAADQVGGPQIRNMGTAGGNISNGVTSADTAPSQQCYNSVVEITGPDGVRLVPVQEFYVSAGKVVLQKGELVTSFLIKKKDYEGFTGDYIKYAMRNAMDIANLSCASLVKTKRENGALKIDEVRMCFGVAAPVPLRCKNTEAFLTGKEINDALYEGLQEVLLTDINPRDSWRASKAFRINTAKQIAVRSLRKAVERQEV comes from the coding sequence ATGTACGATATGGAAAGTTTTTATCAAGCGATATCCATCGCCGATGCCGTAAGCGCCTTAGTCCGTACCGAAAATCCGGTTATTCTTGCCGGCGGCACCGACGTGCTGATTCAAATGCGGGAAGGTAAACTTGCCGGACGGAATGTCGTGTCTATTTTCGGCATCCCCGAATTGCGCGGGGTGAGCATAGATGAGGAAGGTACGATCCGCATCCGGCCGCTGACGGTCTTTAGCGAATTAACCGGAAGTCCCATCGTGCAAAAGCACTTACCGATGCTCGGCTATGCGGCCGATCAGGTCGGCGGGCCTCAGATACGGAATATGGGAACGGCAGGAGGAAATATCTCCAACGGTGTAACCAGCGCCGACACCGCGCCGAGTCAGCAGTGCTATAACTCGGTTGTCGAAATTACCGGCCCGGACGGAGTGCGGCTGGTTCCCGTGCAGGAGTTTTACGTATCTGCCGGAAAGGTGGTGCTGCAAAAAGGCGAGTTGGTAACCTCATTCCTCATTAAAAAGAAGGACTACGAAGGCTTTACCGGCGACTACATCAAGTATGCGATGCGTAATGCGATGGATATTGCGAACTTGAGCTGCGCTTCCCTTGTAAAAACCAAACGGGAAAACGGCGCCTTAAAAATCGACGAGGTGCGTATGTGTTTCGGTGTTGCCGCTCCGGTGCCGCTTCGCTGTAAAAATACTGAGGCTTTTTTAACGGGTAAAGAAATCAACGATGCGTTATATGAAGGCTTGCAGGAAGTGCTTCTCACGGATATCAATCCCCGTGACTCGTGGCGCGCGTCAAAAGCGTTCAGAATTAATACCGCCAAGCAAATAGCGGTGCGATCTTTACGGAAAGCTGTCGAGCGGCAGGAGGTGTAA
- a CDS encoding polymer-forming cytoskeletal protein: protein MTEADKIALIDLDEEDYDTVLAEDIVFDGIIKFEKPFMIKGAVQGTIQSSSDLMISEYAKVKAKINADRVIIKGEVIGNVTATTSVHVFASGKLTGDVTAPEVILDSGCFFSGICTMNRH from the coding sequence ATGACAGAAGCGGATAAAATAGCGCTGATAGATTTGGATGAAGAAGATTACGATACGGTTTTAGCTGAGGATATCGTCTTTGACGGGATCATTAAGTTTGAAAAGCCCTTTATGATAAAGGGTGCCGTACAAGGAACCATTCAATCTTCAAGCGATTTAATGATCAGTGAATATGCAAAAGTAAAGGCAAAGATAAACGCAGACCGCGTTATTATTAAAGGCGAGGTCATCGGTAATGTTACCGCTACCACCTCCGTGCATGTATTTGCCTCAGGGAAATTAACCGGCGATGTAACAGCTCCCGAAGTAATACTGGATAGCGGTTGTTTTTTTAGCGGAATTTGTACGATGAATCGGCACTAG
- a CDS encoding tetratricopeptide repeat protein: MLFFPYYIYAQKGDDALVLYREGRYKESASVCLNEIERMPRNIDSYVVLTWALLADERYQEAADWTVKGREVSQYDPRLIESHAQALYHLGRNEESLHLFEDYIAYAPNGTKVSGVYYHIGELYLRMAKYRHADIAFSTAIRLEPLNSVWWTRLAYSREQAKEYRAALEAYSSALQLNKNSTDAQKGYERVLHRF, from the coding sequence ATGCTCTTTTTTCCCTATTATATTTATGCACAAAAGGGTGATGATGCGCTGGTATTATATCGTGAAGGCCGCTATAAAGAATCCGCATCGGTGTGTTTAAACGAAATAGAACGGATGCCCCGCAATATCGACAGCTATGTTGTACTGACATGGGCGCTGCTTGCCGACGAGCGCTATCAGGAAGCGGCCGACTGGACAGTTAAAGGGCGGGAAGTTTCGCAATATGATCCGCGGCTTATTGAAAGCCATGCGCAAGCGCTCTATCACCTTGGAAGGAACGAAGAGAGCCTGCATCTTTTTGAAGATTATATTGCGTATGCGCCTAACGGTACGAAGGTAAGCGGCGTGTATTATCATATCGGAGAATTGTATTTGCGCATGGCAAAATATCGCCATGCCGATATAGCCTTTTCTACCGCTATCAGGTTGGAACCGCTCAATAGCGTGTGGTGGACGCGGCTTGCGTACTCGCGGGAACAGGCAAAGGAATACCGGGCAGCATTGGAGGCGTATTCGTCTGCATTACAGCTGAACAAAAATTCAACCGATGCTCAAAAAGGTTATGAACGCGTACTGCACCGTTTTTAG
- a CDS encoding type II toxin-antitoxin system death-on-curing family toxin yields the protein MIFFEYEQVVKIHRSLIEKTGGMDGIRDAQLLDSALKTPFQTFGGNNLYPDILDKDSQLCYSLIENHPFIDGNKRIGVHLMLLFLKLNNIEVNYSQQELVDFGLDIASGKMSKNDIKGWIIEHRK from the coding sequence ATGATTTTCTTTGAGTATGAACAAGTAGTAAAAATCCACAGGTCTCTTATCGAAAAGACAGGCGGTATGGATGGTATACGTGACGCGCAGCTTTTGGATTCAGCATTGAAAACACCATTTCAAACTTTTGGCGGGAACAATCTTTATCCTGATATTTTAGACAAGGATTCGCAGCTGTGCTACTCTTTGATTGAGAATCACCCTTTTATAGATGGAAACAAAAGAATCGGTGTACATTTAATGTTGCTTTTTCTAAAGTTGAATAATATTGAAGTAAATTATTCACAACAAGAATTGGTTGATTTTGGTTTAGACATTGCTTCGGGGAAAATGTCTAAAAATGACATAAAAGGATGGATTATTGAGCATAGAAAATAA
- the xdhC gene encoding xanthine dehydrogenase subunit XdhC: MLKIITMKVNGKQCELAVDVRESLADALRNRLSMTSVKKGCEVGECGACTVLVDGVSVDSCIYLAVWADGKSILTVEGLQGENGELNPVQQAFIDEAAVQCGFCTPGLIMTAVEIVGSGRLYTREELRKLISGHLCRCTGYENILRAVEKAMKQNLEQMKKAGA; the protein is encoded by the coding sequence ATGTTAAAAATTATTACTATGAAGGTAAACGGGAAGCAGTGCGAGCTTGCCGTTGATGTTCGGGAATCGCTTGCAGACGCGCTCCGCAATAGACTTTCGATGACGAGCGTTAAAAAGGGCTGTGAAGTAGGAGAATGCGGCGCCTGTACCGTGTTGGTGGATGGAGTGTCTGTTGACAGCTGTATTTACCTTGCAGTATGGGCGGACGGCAAGAGTATTTTGACGGTTGAAGGACTACAGGGCGAAAACGGAGAACTCAATCCGGTGCAGCAGGCCTTTATCGATGAAGCTGCCGTTCAGTGCGGCTTCTGTACCCCCGGGCTTATTATGACAGCGGTGGAAATTGTCGGAAGCGGAAGGCTGTATACGCGGGAAGAGCTGCGTAAGCTTATCTCTGGGCACTTGTGCCGCTGTACCGGCTACGAAAACATCCTCCGCGCGGTCGAAAAAGCGATGAAGCAAAACCTTGAGCAAATGAAAAAGGCAGGCGCGTAA
- a CDS encoding AraC family transcriptional regulator, with protein MNIIQSFNGAMAYIERTIETGCDEAEIARISGYSYPLFSRIFSILVGYPLNEYLRFRKLSRAAADLRNTDAKIIDIALAYGYESPDSFAAAFKKFHGVSPSAVRNGKEFKSFAPIKLSLTVNGGQTMEVKIGKKSGFTLAGIQVDADRTSDFPKVWGSLFEKASHEELAKLGNGRSFGICSEVKDGKTFTYAAAYDCRDAQKAAELGLSVMHIPEAEYAVVQLKGSVPNCIHQGWKYVMETFFPEQGYCHAGTPDFEAYSEGDMYSKNYTMELWVPIVKA; from the coding sequence ATGAATATCATTCAATCATTTAACGGAGCGATGGCTTATATTGAAAGGACTATTGAGACAGGGTGTGATGAAGCGGAGATTGCGCGCATTTCCGGCTATTCCTATCCGCTATTCAGCAGAATCTTTTCGATATTGGTCGGGTATCCTTTAAATGAATATCTCCGTTTTAGAAAACTCAGCAGAGCCGCCGCCGATTTGCGCAATACCGATGCTAAGATTATCGACATAGCATTGGCGTACGGCTATGAATCGCCTGATTCTTTTGCAGCTGCGTTTAAGAAATTCCACGGCGTCAGTCCGAGCGCGGTTCGGAACGGAAAAGAATTTAAATCATTTGCTCCAATTAAATTATCTTTAACCGTCAACGGAGGGCAAACTATGGAAGTCAAAATTGGAAAAAAGAGCGGATTTACGCTTGCAGGTATTCAAGTCGATGCGGATCGAACCAGTGATTTTCCGAAAGTCTGGGGCAGCCTTTTTGAAAAAGCTTCGCACGAAGAACTTGCAAAACTCGGAAACGGTAGGAGCTTCGGCATCTGTTCCGAGGTAAAAGACGGCAAAACGTTTACTTATGCAGCGGCATATGATTGCCGTGACGCACAAAAGGCGGCCGAACTCGGCTTGTCGGTGATGCACATCCCAGAAGCTGAATACGCAGTAGTCCAGCTGAAAGGCTCCGTTCCCAATTGCATCCACCAAGGCTGGAAGTATGTTATGGAAACCTTCTTTCCCGAACAAGGGTACTGTCATGCCGGTACTCCCGACTTTGAAGCATATTCGGAAGGAGATATGTACAGCAAGAATTACACGATGGAGCTATGGGTGCCTATTGTAAAGGCATAA
- a CDS encoding coproporphyrinogen-III oxidase family protein has protein sequence MKPAGLYIHIPFCTQKCRYCDFYSITQKAGFAPYHPNPQFIERLLHDVRFFKERSAIEAWKTVYIGGGTPSLLHPDDISTLAAGIRKEQHLPVQEFTIEANPEDIHPEWLAACSEGGINRLSIGVQTFDNDVLAVNGRRGSKEKTITALNTIKSRWHGELSCDLIAGLTGQTAASLSGDLQRLIDYRIDHLSLYGLCSEAPLPEAREDFISDLLQQNIELLAENGYIRYEVSNFSYQDKHRSLHNQIYWNMEPYAGIGPAACGTLIHEDSGGKFIAAERFEGSKDIGEWMTAADRTSVYPCEHIDRNIFLEEVLLMGFRLSEGINRPAFARRFGADITAFIGNTLSLWEKRRQCRIETDRVYLTEEGLLFLNRFLIDALSELDTKAQYPAGKPLDLDG, from the coding sequence GTGAAGCCTGCCGGTCTTTACATTCATATTCCATTCTGCACACAAAAATGCCGCTATTGCGATTTTTACTCGATAACGCAAAAGGCGGGCTTTGCCCCTTATCATCCCAATCCTCAATTTATCGAGCGGCTCCTGCACGATGTCCGTTTTTTTAAAGAGCGCTCTGCTATTGAAGCATGGAAAACCGTCTATATCGGCGGCGGCACGCCTTCGCTGCTGCACCCTGATGATATTAGCACCCTCGCGGCCGGTATCCGTAAAGAGCAGCATCTGCCGGTTCAAGAATTTACGATAGAAGCAAATCCCGAAGATATTCACCCCGAATGGCTTGCAGCTTGCAGCGAAGGCGGCATCAACCGGCTTTCCATCGGCGTACAGACTTTTGATAACGACGTACTGGCCGTAAACGGGCGCCGTGGTTCAAAGGAAAAAACGATAACGGCGTTGAATACGATAAAAAGCCGATGGCACGGCGAACTTTCCTGTGATTTAATTGCAGGATTGACCGGACAGACCGCGGCGAGCCTTTCCGGCGATCTGCAGCGGCTAATAGACTACCGCATCGATCACCTCTCCCTCTACGGACTGTGCAGCGAAGCGCCGCTTCCTGAAGCCCGTGAAGATTTTATTTCCGACCTGTTACAGCAAAACATCGAACTTTTAGCCGAAAACGGATACATCCGGTATGAGGTGTCGAATTTTTCGTATCAGGATAAGCACCGCTCCCTTCATAACCAAATCTATTGGAATATGGAACCATACGCCGGCATCGGCCCGGCTGCATGCGGGACTCTGATACATGAAGATAGCGGCGGAAAATTTATCGCAGCGGAGCGTTTTGAAGGAAGCAAAGATATCGGCGAATGGATGACCGCAGCCGACCGAACCTCGGTATATCCGTGTGAGCATATCGATCGGAATATCTTTTTAGAAGAGGTTCTGCTGATGGGTTTCCGGCTTTCGGAAGGGATTAACCGGCCGGCATTTGCACGGCGGTTCGGCGCTGATATTACCGCCTTTATCGGCAATACCCTCAGCCTCTGGGAAAAACGCAGGCAATGCCGCATCGAGACCGATCGGGTTTACCTTACGGAAGAAGGTCTGCTTTTTCTCAACCGCTTTTTAATCGATGCGCTGTCGGAACTGGATACAAAAGCACAATACCCTGCCGGAAAGCCTCTTGACCTCGACGGTTAA
- the xdhA gene encoding xanthine dehydrogenase subunit XdhA, translated as MIVGKAVPRVDAYDKVTGRAKYVDDYFHSDFLVAKVLHSTIANGLVKKIDTSAAEKIPGVVKIVTCFDVPDICFPTAGHPWSTEAAHQDIADRRLLNTRVRFYGDDIAAVIAEDNVAAERALKAITVEYEEYPPIMDVHQAMSPEATVLHEAFPGNVLKHTVFSVGQYEETPDDPDTVMFEGDYAVSPISHCHIENPGSYAYMKGGKIIVVSSTQLPHICRRVCGQALGIDWGKIRVIKPYIGGGFGNKQDILYEPLNAYLCTLVGGRCVQLSVSREETFMCTRTRHAMEFHMKTTVRKSDGRFISRKMLCYSTKGGYASHGHAITANASNEFKQLYSAEKGIISEAYSVFTNHITAGAMRAYGIPQADFALESFMDDMALKLNMDPIDLRLKNCMREGYEDPVTKIRANSDGLYQCLQKGREVFHWDELRKKYANQTGPVRRGVGVACFNYKTGVYPISLETASARIMLNQDGSIQIQMGATEIGQGADTVFCQMAAEVLSLPMDKVYIFSEQDTDVSPYDSAAYASRQTYVSGKAIKKTAESLKRKILEYAAWMLDMKADELDLQHEKIIVRSTGEERLTLEEVAMESCYSMKESNHLSAEETSHCTDNCFSFGATFVEIEVDIPVGKITVLNILNLHDSGTLINPQLAAAQVHGGMGMGIGAATAEQMLYDNKGKLLNGNLLDYKMPTAMDLPDLHELFIENADPTGPFGNKSLGEPPIISQPPAIRNALLHATGVAINKLPLNPQRLFEAFSESGLLKEVI; from the coding sequence ATGATAGTTGGAAAAGCGGTGCCCCGTGTCGATGCTTACGATAAGGTAACCGGCAGGGCAAAGTATGTTGACGATTATTTTCACAGTGATTTTTTAGTCGCAAAGGTATTGCACAGTACCATCGCGAACGGACTGGTAAAAAAAATCGATACAAGCGCTGCGGAAAAAATCCCCGGCGTGGTTAAGATTGTTACCTGTTTCGATGTGCCGGACATTTGTTTTCCGACTGCGGGACACCCGTGGTCTACCGAAGCGGCGCATCAGGATATTGCCGACCGGAGACTGCTGAACACGAGAGTACGCTTCTACGGGGATGATATTGCGGCAGTCATTGCAGAAGACAATGTCGCTGCAGAGCGTGCCTTAAAAGCAATCACCGTTGAGTATGAAGAATATCCTCCTATTATGGATGTGCATCAAGCGATGTCCCCTGAAGCGACCGTATTACACGAAGCATTCCCGGGCAATGTGCTGAAGCATACGGTGTTTAGCGTAGGCCAGTATGAAGAAACGCCGGATGATCCCGATACGGTCATGTTTGAAGGTGATTATGCGGTATCTCCGATTTCTCACTGTCATATAGAAAATCCCGGCTCGTATGCGTATATGAAAGGCGGAAAGATTATCGTGGTGTCTTCCACGCAGCTGCCTCATATCTGTCGCCGCGTGTGCGGACAGGCGCTCGGAATCGACTGGGGGAAAATACGGGTTATCAAGCCGTATATCGGCGGCGGCTTCGGCAATAAGCAGGACATCCTGTATGAACCGCTGAACGCTTACCTTTGTACGCTCGTAGGCGGCCGCTGTGTGCAGCTGTCCGTTTCGCGTGAGGAAACCTTTATGTGTACCCGCACGCGCCATGCGATGGAATTCCACATGAAGACAACAGTGCGGAAGTCGGACGGCAGGTTCATTTCGCGCAAAATGCTCTGCTATTCTACGAAGGGCGGTTACGCTTCACACGGACACGCTATTACCGCGAATGCCTCCAACGAGTTTAAGCAGCTCTATTCGGCGGAAAAGGGAATCATTTCCGAAGCGTATTCCGTGTTTACCAATCATATTACCGCAGGGGCTATGCGCGCGTATGGGATTCCGCAAGCGGATTTTGCCCTTGAATCTTTTATGGATGATATGGCGCTCAAACTGAATATGGATCCTATCGATTTGCGGCTCAAGAACTGTATGCGGGAAGGGTATGAAGATCCTGTTACAAAGATTAGAGCAAACTCGGACGGGCTCTATCAATGCTTGCAGAAAGGCCGCGAGGTGTTCCACTGGGATGAGCTGCGGAAAAAGTATGCGAATCAGACAGGGCCGGTGCGCCGCGGTGTCGGAGTTGCCTGCTTTAACTACAAAACCGGCGTTTACCCCATCTCGCTCGAAACCGCCTCCGCCCGTATCATGCTCAATCAGGACGGCAGTATTCAAATTCAGATGGGGGCGACGGAAATAGGACAGGGCGCCGATACGGTGTTCTGCCAGATGGCTGCCGAAGTGCTTTCGCTGCCGATGGATAAGGTCTATATTTTTTCCGAACAGGATACCGATGTTAGCCCGTACGACAGCGCGGCCTATGCTTCTCGTCAAACATACGTGAGCGGCAAGGCGATTAAAAAAACTGCCGAATCGCTTAAACGAAAGATATTGGAATATGCGGCGTGGATGCTCGATATGAAGGCCGATGAACTTGATCTGCAGCATGAAAAAATTATTGTCCGTAGTACCGGCGAAGAGCGGCTCACCTTGGAAGAGGTCGCAATGGAAAGCTGTTACAGTATGAAAGAATCCAATCACCTCAGCGCGGAAGAAACGTCGCATTGTACCGATAACTGCTTCTCGTTCGGTGCAACCTTTGTTGAGATTGAGGTTGATATTCCGGTCGGCAAAATCACGGTATTGAATATTTTGAACCTGCACGACAGTGGTACGCTTATCAATCCGCAGCTGGCGGCGGCTCAGGTACACGGCGGCATGGGAATGGGAATCGGTGCTGCAACTGCCGAACAGATGCTTTATGATAATAAAGGCAAGCTGCTGAACGGGAATCTTTTGGATTATAAGATGCCGACGGCGATGGATCTTCCCGACTTACACGAGCTGTTTATCGAAAATGCCGATCCCACCGGCCCCTTCGGAAATAAATCACTGGGCGAGCCGCCGATTATTTCGCAGCCGCCGGCAATCCGCAATGCGCTGCTCCATGCCACCGGCGTTGCCATTAACAAGCTGCCGCTTAATCCTCAGCGGCTTTTTGAAGCGTTCAGCGAGAGCGGGCTGCTGAAGGAGGTAATCTAA
- the mtaB gene encoding tRNA (N(6)-L-threonylcarbamoyladenosine(37)-C(2))-methylthiotransferase MtaB: MNVQLCSIRIETLGCRLNQTEAESFAALCTDAGFSIYTGHADYAGYAGTTPADTSTITAPEAAAPIRLSSVLPPEQTVLCFVNTCTVTGKAEQKARRLIRLLVKTHPHAVILVTGCYAQLEAAEIEALHPHILAFPGQQKDLLTEIPAYLAKLVADSAYFDTAFFLSAVRAYLTRLTDKAPQHTQNKPVQNSSVQNISIRGIRENRLFALSSPHFLFHSRALLKIQDGCNDACAYCRIRLARGKSVSLPAAEVLERLRCIEETGAREVTLTGVNLSQYRSEAGDFADMLKLILENTEMRIRISSLYPDRIDEVLVPLLAHPQICPHFHLSVQSGSDTVLKAMHRGYRKATIYQAVSELRRVKNNPFIGADIIAGFPGETEADFEETYRMCRELEFAGIHAFPFSARPGTEAWKMQPKVPERIAGQRIKKLNELAETQSASYLQAWDGKPICGVVEAPRNGQQTVITENYLSLPLIRDPLQKNNLHGGEYIRVRVQGKDAVLTEIISSPHSEPN; the protein is encoded by the coding sequence ATGAATGTTCAATTATGTTCAATACGAATTGAAACGCTCGGATGCAGGCTTAATCAAACGGAGGCTGAGTCCTTTGCCGCGCTGTGTACCGATGCGGGGTTTTCCATCTATACCGGCCATGCCGATTATGCCGGATACGCCGGTACAACGCCTGCCGACACTTCAACGATAACAGCCCCGGAAGCCGCGGCTCCCATCCGATTATCTTCCGTGCTGCCGCCCGAACAGACGGTTCTCTGCTTTGTGAATACATGCACCGTAACCGGCAAAGCGGAACAAAAGGCGCGCCGGCTGATCAGATTACTGGTGAAGACACACCCCCATGCCGTTATTCTGGTAACAGGCTGCTATGCTCAACTGGAAGCCGCGGAAATAGAAGCGCTGCACCCCCACATACTCGCCTTCCCCGGACAACAGAAAGATTTATTAACCGAAATACCGGCATACCTTGCAAAATTGGTAGCCGACAGCGCTTACTTTGACACAGCCTTTTTTCTAAGCGCAGTGCGCGCCTACCTTACCCGTTTGACGGACAAAGCTCCGCAGCATACACAGAACAAACCGGTACAAAACTCATCAGTACAAAACATATCCATACGCGGCATACGGGAGAACCGGCTATTCGCACTCAGCTCCCCGCATTTTTTATTCCACTCACGCGCACTGCTGAAAATTCAAGACGGCTGTAACGATGCCTGTGCTTATTGCAGGATACGGCTTGCACGGGGTAAATCCGTGTCGCTTCCCGCCGCCGAAGTCCTCGAACGGCTTCGCTGTATAGAAGAAACCGGTGCTCGTGAAGTAACGCTGACGGGCGTGAATCTGTCGCAGTACCGGAGCGAAGCCGGAGACTTTGCCGATATGCTCAAACTCATACTGGAAAACACTGAGATGCGTATCCGCATTTCGAGCCTTTATCCCGATAGGATCGATGAGGTGCTTGTCCCGCTGCTGGCACATCCGCAGATTTGCCCCCACTTCCACCTTTCCGTACAATCAGGCAGCGATACCGTCCTTAAAGCGATGCACCGAGGCTACAGGAAAGCAACCATATATCAAGCCGTTTCCGAACTCCGCCGCGTAAAGAATAATCCGTTTATCGGTGCGGATATCATCGCCGGTTTCCCCGGCGAAACGGAAGCTGATTTTGAAGAAACGTACCGGATGTGCCGTGAACTTGAGTTTGCGGGAATACATGCGTTTCCCTTTTCTGCCCGCCCGGGAACAGAGGCGTGGAAAATGCAGCCGAAAGTACCTGAACGGATTGCAGGTCAGCGGATAAAAAAGCTGAACGAACTGGCGGAAACGCAATCCGCATCATATTTACAGGCATGGGATGGAAAACCGATATGCGGGGTTGTCGAAGCGCCGCGCAACGGACAGCAAACCGTTATCACGGAAAATTATCTTTCCCTGCCTTTAATACGGGATCCTTTACAGAAGAATAATTTGCACGGCGGCGAATATATCCGTGTACGAGTCCAGGGAAAGGATGCCGTACTGACGGAAATTATCTCTAGCCCGCACAGCGAACCGAACTGA